The Pyrococcus kukulkanii genome contains a region encoding:
- a CDS encoding 7-cyano-7-deazaguanine synthase has protein sequence MLKCSICINDERITRIFIIDGKPICKECKAYLEHPPNKEKIRRELEEIMKNVDRAIVAYSGGKDSTVALYLAKEHYKIPELKAVMVDHGFIAKEAIENARRVAEYLGVPFEVIKRDYSDIFRDALLKAKSPCRKCSKRTMETLRKYALKNGYRYIITGHEIPFGHHPYMLMSGGIIQVRLLSLMTEEERLKILKSLPFKLPELPGYTSNCLILGPALERFWEKHGYSFEHRRIAALVRYGLLDKEKALKKVEKPKVPKEQKEYVYRRLGLEHLL, from the coding sequence ATGCTCAAATGCTCAATCTGCATAAACGACGAGAGGATAACGAGGATATTCATAATAGATGGAAAACCTATATGCAAAGAATGCAAGGCCTATCTCGAGCATCCGCCAAACAAAGAAAAGATAAGAAGAGAGCTGGAGGAGATAATGAAGAATGTTGACAGAGCAATCGTGGCATATTCTGGGGGCAAAGATTCAACGGTAGCATTGTACCTAGCAAAGGAGCACTACAAAATCCCAGAGCTCAAGGCCGTAATGGTTGATCACGGCTTCATAGCCAAAGAGGCAATAGAAAATGCCAGAAGGGTTGCGGAGTACCTAGGGGTGCCTTTTGAAGTTATAAAAAGGGACTATTCGGATATATTTAGAGACGCTCTCCTTAAAGCCAAATCACCCTGCAGGAAGTGCTCTAAAAGAACAATGGAAACCCTTCGAAAGTATGCCCTGAAGAATGGATACAGGTACATAATAACTGGGCACGAAATACCGTTCGGCCACCACCCCTACATGCTTATGAGCGGGGGGATTATTCAGGTAAGACTGCTCTCCCTAATGACTGAGGAGGAAAGGCTTAAGATTCTCAAAAGCCTGCCATTTAAGCTTCCAGAGCTTCCTGGGTACACGAGCAACTGTTTAATCCTAGGGCCAGCATTGGAGAGGTTCTGGGAGAAGCATGGTTATTCCTTTGAGCACAGAAGGATAGCTGCGCTAGTGAGGTACGGCCTTCTGGATAAAGAGAAAGCCTTAAAGAAAGTGGAAAAGCCGAAAGTTCCAAAAGAACAAAAAGAGTACGTGTACAGGAGGTTAGGCCTCGAGCATCTCCTTTAG
- a CDS encoding radical SAM protein, giving the protein MKKYSWEEFARLMGIEPQVLENKEARLLKKFVDEITWPTHCNYCQGLDLSNPNPVHHPSYELTPACNHDCIFCYSNVAVKLGKAPKPGYYGWDNPKAITVSQYGEPLLSPRIVEVNKMLRERFPEARLDLQTNGSLLTRELWEKLDFDVVMISLDAATREKHRMITNADTFDAVVNALKIVGEDKSVVSAVRTIFMPGINDKDIPKIAELAASLGIDEMFLQPLTIHELNVERLRKAGLDFERAESVREFLKAAMEAKKYIDVRISGCLLVQLKPMDPLTLFSVRRVAREVAPLVKRSKLEL; this is encoded by the coding sequence ATGAAGAAGTACTCATGGGAAGAGTTCGCGAGGCTCATGGGAATTGAGCCCCAGGTTCTAGAGAACAAGGAAGCGAGATTGCTTAAGAAATTCGTCGATGAAATAACTTGGCCAACACACTGCAATTACTGTCAAGGCTTAGATTTAAGCAACCCCAACCCAGTTCACCATCCAAGCTACGAATTAACTCCGGCGTGCAATCATGATTGTATCTTTTGTTATTCAAATGTAGCGGTAAAGCTGGGGAAGGCACCAAAACCCGGCTATTACGGCTGGGACAATCCCAAGGCCATAACCGTCTCCCAGTATGGGGAGCCCCTCCTAAGCCCGAGGATAGTCGAGGTCAACAAGATGCTCAGGGAGAGGTTCCCAGAGGCCAGACTGGACCTCCAAACAAACGGTTCCCTCCTCACAAGGGAACTATGGGAGAAGCTTGATTTCGATGTGGTCATGATAAGCCTTGATGCAGCGACGAGGGAAAAACACAGAATGATAACCAATGCAGATACATTTGATGCCGTCGTTAATGCACTAAAGATAGTTGGAGAAGATAAGAGCGTAGTCTCGGCCGTAAGAACGATATTCATGCCTGGAATAAACGACAAAGACATCCCAAAGATCGCGGAGCTGGCGGCATCTCTAGGGATTGATGAGATGTTCCTGCAACCGCTAACCATCCATGAGCTAAATGTTGAGAGATTGAGGAAAGCTGGATTGGACTTTGAAAGGGCCGAGAGCGTTAGGGAATTCCTAAAGGCAGCAATGGAAGCTAAGAAGTACATAGATGTCAGGATAAGCGGTTGCTTACTGGTTCAGCTGAAGCCGATGGATCCACTAACGTTGTTCAGCGTTAGAAGAGTCGCCAGAGAAGTTGCCCCTCTAGTAAAGAGGAGCAAACTTGAGCTATAG
- a CDS encoding dihydroorotate dehydrogenase electron transfer subunit, with product MLERVQLREVWEVARNIKAFRFDKKLDFTPGQFIMTWLPGKGEKPFSLADRDLIVVKKVGKFTTELFKLEEGDYIWIRGPYGNGFSPVEGRVALVAGGIGIPPIYALAKHGNLEEKILIYGARSKDELALLDIENYVNEVIITTDDGSQGIKGFPTDILEKRKEEFTQVYACGPEVMLKKVLEIMNYERVQISAERYMKCGIGVCGSCALGPYLVCRDGPVFTGEQLKNTEFGQYSRLPDGRKVKI from the coding sequence TTGTTAGAGCGGGTTCAGCTGAGGGAAGTGTGGGAAGTCGCGAGGAACATCAAGGCATTTAGATTTGACAAGAAGTTAGACTTCACCCCAGGACAGTTCATAATGACGTGGCTCCCAGGGAAGGGAGAGAAGCCATTCAGCTTAGCCGATAGAGATCTCATAGTCGTGAAGAAAGTCGGAAAGTTCACAACAGAACTCTTCAAGCTAGAAGAAGGAGATTACATATGGATTAGAGGCCCCTATGGGAATGGATTTTCTCCCGTTGAGGGAAGAGTTGCGCTAGTTGCCGGAGGGATTGGGATTCCTCCAATCTATGCCCTTGCCAAGCATGGTAACCTCGAAGAAAAAATCCTAATCTATGGCGCAAGAAGTAAGGATGAGCTAGCTCTCTTAGATATTGAGAATTACGTTAATGAAGTCATCATAACCACTGATGACGGTTCTCAGGGAATTAAAGGATTTCCCACTGACATTTTAGAAAAGAGAAAGGAAGAATTTACTCAGGTGTACGCATGCGGGCCCGAAGTAATGCTGAAGAAAGTCCTAGAAATCATGAACTACGAGAGAGTCCAGATTTCAGCGGAGAGGTACATGAAGTGTGGGATTGGAGTGTGCGGGAGTTGCGCCCTTGGCCCCTACCTAGTCTGCAGGGATGGGCCAGTATTCACGGGAGAGCAACTTAAGAATACGGAATTTGGCCAGTACTCGAGGCTACCTGACGGCAGGAAGGTGAAAATATGA
- a CDS encoding dihydroorotase, translating to MDMVIVGKFLLNERIFDGYIGIQDGKISKFSLRKLKGDSEVRVGRGQIILPGLIDVHVHLRDFEEYKKETVESGTKAALHGGVTTVFDMPNTKPPIMDKKTLRIRKFLFRKKSYADYALGFLLAGNEPVQADFYKIFMGASTGGIYSKNFEEDFRKAPGIVSVHAEDHELIQKYPERPPIVEVTAIRKALSAAEKLKKPLHICHVSTKGGLHEILSKKLPWVSFEVTPHHLFLTEKDYERNKFLKVYPPLRSEEERRYLWSRIKDIPIIASDHAPHTPEDKEAGSAGLPGLETEVHLLLNAASKGLISLWDIVKKMSINPARIFGIKNKGWGEGKDADIIIVDMKREWTVKAENFYTKAGWTPYEGWRLKGKVIMTILRGEIVMEEDEVIGKPRGERIVRAGSAEGSVGSREEHQGI from the coding sequence ATGGATATGGTCATTGTAGGTAAATTTCTTCTTAATGAAAGGATTTTTGACGGCTACATTGGGATACAGGATGGCAAAATATCAAAATTCTCCCTGAGGAAACTAAAGGGTGACAGTGAAGTTAGAGTAGGCAGGGGTCAAATAATTCTCCCAGGGTTAATAGATGTGCACGTCCACTTGAGGGATTTTGAAGAATACAAAAAGGAAACCGTCGAAAGCGGGACAAAGGCAGCACTTCACGGAGGAGTAACAACGGTATTCGATATGCCAAACACGAAACCACCCATAATGGACAAGAAAACCCTCAGAATACGAAAGTTCCTTTTTAGGAAGAAAAGCTATGCAGATTACGCCCTTGGCTTCCTGCTAGCTGGGAACGAGCCTGTGCAAGCAGATTTCTACAAAATATTTATGGGAGCATCAACTGGAGGGATATACTCAAAGAACTTCGAGGAAGATTTCAGAAAAGCCCCAGGGATCGTGAGCGTCCACGCCGAGGATCACGAGTTAATTCAGAAGTACCCGGAGAGACCACCGATAGTTGAGGTGACCGCAATAAGAAAAGCTCTGTCGGCAGCTGAAAAGTTGAAGAAGCCCTTACACATATGTCACGTTTCAACAAAAGGAGGCCTTCACGAGATACTAAGCAAAAAGTTACCCTGGGTCAGCTTTGAAGTAACCCCTCACCACTTATTTCTCACGGAGAAGGACTACGAGAGGAACAAGTTCCTGAAGGTTTACCCACCATTAAGGAGCGAAGAGGAGAGAAGGTACCTCTGGTCAAGGATAAAAGATATCCCAATAATAGCAAGTGATCACGCTCCACATACACCTGAAGATAAGGAAGCTGGCTCTGCAGGGCTTCCAGGGCTAGAAACTGAAGTCCACCTACTTCTAAATGCTGCTAGTAAAGGGTTAATATCGCTATGGGACATCGTGAAAAAGATGAGCATAAACCCAGCAAGGATATTTGGGATAAAGAACAAAGGCTGGGGAGAAGGAAAAGATGCAGACATTATAATCGTTGACATGAAGAGGGAGTGGACTGTCAAAGCTGAGAACTTCTACACGAAAGCAGGATGGACCCCCTACGAGGGATGGAGGCTGAAGGGAAAAGTTATAATGACGATCCTAAGGGGAGAGATAGTGATGGAGGAGGATGAGGTAATAGGAAAACCAAGGGGGGAGAGGATTGTTAGAGCGGGTTCAGCTGAGGGAAGTGTGGGAAGTCGCGAGGAACATCAAGGCATTTAG
- a CDS encoding ABC transporter permease: MGMGKYLLIRAINALIVLSIVTLVVSALFVKMAEKDLENRIQELVNSEYQSLLQQNKAPSDPEKWREERIAYYRHQFKLDRPYWWRVLYYAKRTITLDFGNTRIPIFGTERNVKNIIALALPRTILLFTTAQIIVIIIGLLLGVKAAQMVGSLFDRALSILALITTSIPMWWFGMMMLLIFAFKLGWFPANSMPDPNLTGLAHVLDVAKRLVLPVTTIVFVLFGGWAWVTRNIMIGTMQEDFIMAARAKGVPERKVIYGHALRAAAPPIVTMTIFSLLGSLGGAIITESVFNWPGMGRVYWIAIQTNEINLVMGLTFISVALYLIGVIIADISYGFLDPRVRVGASASM, encoded by the coding sequence ATGGGGATGGGTAAATACCTGCTCATAAGAGCAATAAACGCGTTAATAGTACTCTCAATAGTCACCCTAGTAGTCTCGGCACTGTTCGTTAAGATGGCCGAAAAGGACTTGGAGAACAGGATTCAAGAGTTAGTGAATTCGGAATACCAAAGTTTGCTCCAACAAAATAAAGCTCCTTCTGATCCTGAAAAATGGAGGGAAGAAAGAATAGCGTACTACAGGCACCAGTTCAAGTTAGATAGGCCGTACTGGTGGAGAGTTCTGTACTATGCAAAGAGAACAATAACCTTAGATTTCGGTAATACAAGGATCCCAATATTTGGAACTGAGAGAAACGTAAAGAACATAATTGCCCTAGCACTTCCAAGAACGATACTCCTGTTCACAACCGCTCAGATAATAGTTATTATCATTGGACTGCTCCTGGGAGTTAAGGCTGCTCAGATGGTTGGTAGCCTCTTCGACAGGGCTTTGTCTATTTTGGCGCTGATTACCACGAGTATACCAATGTGGTGGTTCGGAATGATGATGCTCCTGATCTTTGCGTTCAAGCTTGGGTGGTTCCCAGCGAATTCTATGCCCGATCCAAACTTAACGGGTCTTGCTCACGTGCTTGACGTAGCAAAGAGGTTGGTACTTCCAGTTACCACAATAGTATTCGTTCTCTTCGGAGGATGGGCTTGGGTCACGAGGAACATAATGATTGGAACTATGCAAGAGGACTTCATCATGGCTGCAAGGGCAAAGGGTGTTCCAGAGAGAAAGGTAATTTATGGCCACGCCTTAAGGGCAGCAGCTCCACCAATCGTTACAATGACAATATTCTCGCTCCTTGGTTCATTAGGCGGTGCAATAATCACAGAGAGTGTGTTCAATTGGCCTGGAATGGGTAGAGTTTATTGGATTGCGATTCAGACTAATGAGATAAACCTCGTTATGGGACTGACGTTCATAAGCGTGGCACTATACCTAATTGGAGTAATAATCGCCGACATATCATATGGTTTCCTCGACCCAAGAGTAAGAGTTGGTGCCTCAGCAAGTATGTGA
- a CDS encoding ABC transporter permease, which produces MVRWVDLKDSLSNFWFEFKRQKTGILGILLLIFWILVAIGAPYITEPDIPEKWKTIWIEYPKTVPPTWVGVFTGVSEAPQYVVPPEELQKYVRVEGTKIIIDVPYNMKYDVPPQDIVIMDISGNSTNRRLKPSLTLKVLRPDGEEITLVSGLKIKGTTDVQVARDSSVRKAVINWVKQKTGIQLDPTKEFQLVTTLDTLKVVFAKLSPDMLDNPQALKGEYHIIVEIKTPKGTSVDLSNTKLILTGRTYGYLGTDNKGRDLFAGIVWGSRVSLTIGIATAVLTVIVGIFYGVAAAYFGGWTDELMMRFQEFMASIPSLPILILLGTYFGGHIQLWQIVLLLTVFGWVGIARVARSMAYQIKEQTYVEAAIALGAGTGRIIFRHMVPQLLPYAFAQMALNVPSAVLAEASLSFLGLGDPTQVTWGQILHDAQNAGAAVNGYWWWVIPPGLAIALVALTFVLLGTALDRVLNPRLRRL; this is translated from the coding sequence ATGGTTAGGTGGGTTGACCTTAAGGACTCCCTCTCAAACTTTTGGTTTGAGTTTAAGAGGCAGAAGACTGGAATACTCGGTATCCTCCTCCTCATATTTTGGATCCTTGTTGCAATAGGGGCTCCATACATTACTGAACCAGATATCCCAGAAAAATGGAAAACCATATGGATAGAATATCCAAAAACGGTTCCTCCAACCTGGGTTGGCGTATTTACTGGGGTTAGTGAGGCTCCCCAATATGTGGTGCCTCCAGAAGAATTGCAGAAGTACGTGAGAGTGGAAGGCACTAAGATAATAATTGACGTTCCTTACAACATGAAGTACGACGTTCCACCCCAGGATATCGTTATAATGGACATTTCGGGGAATTCGACAAATAGAAGACTAAAACCGTCCCTCACATTGAAAGTCTTAAGACCAGATGGAGAAGAAATAACTTTGGTTTCAGGGCTTAAAATCAAGGGAACTACCGACGTTCAGGTGGCCAGGGATAGTTCAGTCAGGAAAGCGGTTATAAATTGGGTTAAACAGAAGACCGGAATCCAACTGGATCCCACTAAGGAATTTCAGCTTGTAACGACTCTTGATACACTTAAGGTAGTTTTTGCAAAGCTATCCCCTGACATGCTTGACAATCCACAGGCCCTTAAGGGCGAGTATCATATAATAGTAGAGATCAAGACACCTAAGGGAACCTCCGTTGATTTATCAAATACCAAGCTTATCCTTACTGGAAGAACTTACGGTTATCTTGGAACAGATAATAAGGGAAGAGACTTATTTGCAGGAATTGTCTGGGGTTCAAGAGTGTCCCTAACTATAGGAATAGCAACTGCAGTCCTTACAGTTATCGTTGGTATATTCTATGGTGTTGCAGCTGCATACTTTGGTGGATGGACGGATGAGCTTATGATGAGATTCCAGGAGTTCATGGCATCAATTCCAAGCCTTCCGATCTTGATCCTCCTGGGAACGTACTTCGGGGGCCACATTCAGCTCTGGCAGATAGTATTACTGTTAACGGTCTTCGGTTGGGTTGGAATAGCGAGAGTAGCGAGAAGTATGGCTTATCAGATTAAGGAGCAAACCTACGTAGAGGCAGCAATAGCCCTTGGAGCTGGAACTGGTAGGATAATCTTCAGGCACATGGTTCCACAGCTGTTGCCTTATGCCTTCGCTCAGATGGCTTTAAATGTTCCGAGTGCCGTGCTCGCTGAGGCATCACTTAGCTTCCTAGGTCTTGGAGATCCAACCCAAGTAACTTGGGGACAGATATTACACGACGCTCAGAATGCTGGTGCAGCAGTAAACGGTTACTGGTGGTGGGTAATTCCTCCAGGACTTGCAATCGCCTTAGTGGCGTTAACGTTCGTTCTCTTAGGTACCGCGCTTGATAGGGTGTTGAACCCAAGACTCAGGAGGTTGTGA
- a CDS encoding ABC transporter ATP-binding protein has translation MARKILEVKNLKMYYFTSRGPVKAVDDVTFDLEKGEVLGLAGESGCGKSSIGFTLMGMPQPPGRIVSGSIKIDGREIVGLPEDVLRREIRWQKISMIFQGAMNALNPVYTIGYQMIEPLIYHKGMEREEALEKAMKYLELVGLDPEIVYRYPHELSGGMKQRVVIATALILEPDIVIADEPTTALDVVVQAQIINLMKKLKKKLGLSMIFITHDLSILAEISDRVAIMYAGKIVEIGPSEKIYNEPAHPYTQKLLAAIPRLHEDVEKLEFIPGSPPNLLDPPSGCRFHPRCPYAMDRCRQEEPKLVEVDKDHYAACWLL, from the coding sequence ATGGCGAGGAAGATACTTGAGGTTAAGAACCTTAAAATGTACTATTTCACTTCAAGAGGTCCAGTTAAGGCAGTTGACGATGTCACCTTTGACCTCGAGAAGGGAGAGGTACTTGGCTTAGCAGGAGAGAGTGGATGTGGAAAATCATCAATAGGCTTCACCCTCATGGGGATGCCCCAGCCCCCAGGAAGGATCGTTAGTGGAAGCATTAAGATCGATGGACGGGAAATAGTTGGCTTACCCGAGGATGTCCTTAGAAGGGAAATTAGATGGCAAAAGATCTCGATGATATTCCAGGGTGCTATGAACGCCCTTAACCCCGTTTATACTATTGGTTACCAGATGATAGAGCCTCTAATTTACCACAAAGGCATGGAGAGAGAAGAGGCCCTAGAAAAGGCAATGAAGTACTTGGAGCTTGTTGGTCTTGACCCCGAGATAGTCTATAGGTATCCACACGAGCTTTCGGGTGGGATGAAGCAGAGAGTTGTCATTGCGACTGCCTTAATACTTGAGCCGGACATAGTGATAGCTGATGAGCCAACTACAGCCCTTGATGTTGTTGTTCAGGCTCAGATAATAAACCTAATGAAAAAGCTAAAGAAGAAGCTTGGTCTTTCAATGATATTCATCACCCATGACCTCAGTATCTTGGCCGAAATAAGTGACAGGGTTGCGATAATGTACGCGGGGAAGATCGTGGAGATAGGGCCAAGCGAGAAGATATATAATGAACCAGCACACCCGTACACGCAAAAGCTCTTGGCCGCAATCCCAAGGCTACATGAGGACGTTGAAAAGCTAGAGTTCATTCCGGGAAGCCCTCCAAATCTGCTTGATCCTCCAAGTGGTTGTAGGTTCCACCCAAGATGCCCCTATGCCATGGACAGATGTAGACAAGAGGAACCAAAGCTTGTTGAAGTTGATAAGGATCACTACGCTGCATGTTGGCTCCTGTGA
- a CDS encoding ABC transporter ATP-binding protein — MAEPVLKVVNLKKYFPVRRGLLASLRGEPPKFVRAVDGVSFEVYKQEVFALVGESGCGKTTTGKLVMKLLEPTDGKIYLEGQDVTELRTKEEIKAYRRKVQMIFQDPFSSMNPRFRIYDVLEEPLLIHGIGETRAEREELIYKALEMVKIVPPEEYVHRFPHMLSGGQRQRVAIARALILNPTFIVADEPVSMLDVSIRAEILELMKELKEKMGVTYLYITHDLSTARYFADWIAVMYLGRIVEMGPAKEVIDNPIHPYTRALLTAVPEPDPSRKDVIKELPIKGEVPSAVNIPPGCRFHPRCVYFQKGLCDKKEPQMIEYSHNHWVECHLAGKI; from the coding sequence ATGGCTGAGCCAGTCCTAAAGGTTGTTAACCTTAAGAAGTACTTCCCAGTCAGGAGAGGATTACTGGCTTCACTTAGGGGAGAACCTCCAAAGTTCGTTAGGGCAGTTGATGGGGTAAGCTTTGAAGTTTACAAGCAGGAAGTGTTCGCATTAGTTGGAGAGAGTGGATGTGGTAAGACCACAACGGGAAAGCTGGTAATGAAGCTGTTGGAACCCACGGATGGAAAGATATACCTCGAGGGGCAAGATGTTACAGAACTAAGAACTAAGGAGGAGATAAAGGCATATAGAAGAAAGGTTCAGATGATATTCCAGGATCCCTTCAGTTCAATGAATCCCAGGTTTAGGATCTATGATGTCCTTGAGGAACCTCTCCTAATTCACGGTATCGGTGAGACAAGAGCTGAGAGAGAGGAGCTAATTTATAAGGCCCTTGAGATGGTCAAGATAGTTCCACCAGAGGAGTACGTCCACAGATTCCCCCACATGCTCTCGGGAGGTCAGAGGCAGAGAGTCGCTATTGCTAGGGCCCTTATCCTTAACCCAACATTCATAGTTGCAGATGAGCCAGTATCAATGCTTGATGTTTCAATTAGAGCAGAAATCCTTGAGCTGATGAAAGAACTTAAGGAGAAAATGGGAGTTACATACCTTTACATTACACACGACCTCTCTACTGCAAGGTACTTTGCTGACTGGATTGCGGTGATGTACCTCGGAAGGATTGTTGAGATGGGTCCAGCTAAGGAAGTCATTGACAATCCAATTCACCCATACACGAGGGCCCTTCTTACTGCAGTTCCTGAACCTGATCCCTCAAGGAAAGATGTCATTAAGGAACTCCCAATCAAGGGTGAAGTGCCAAGCGCTGTGAACATACCACCGGGCTGTAGGTTCCACCCAAGGTGCGTGTACTTCCAGAAGGGCTTGTGCGACAAGAAAGAACCCCAAATGATAGAATACTCCCACAACCACTGGGTCGAATGCCACCTAGCTGGAAAGATATGA
- the pgiA gene encoding glucose-6-phosphate isomerase produces MYKEPLGVKVDFETGIIPGAKKSVRRLSDMKGYFLDKKAWEEMVKNGDPVVYEVYAVEQEEKEGDLNFATTVLYPGKVGKEFFFTKGHFHAKKDRAEVYVALKGKGGMLLQTPEGEARWIPMEPGTVVYVPPYWAHRTVNTGDEPFIFLAIYPADAGHDYGTIAEKGFSKIVIEEDGEVKVVDNPRWKS; encoded by the coding sequence ATGTACAAGGAGCCGCTTGGCGTAAAGGTAGACTTTGAAACTGGGATAATTCCTGGGGCCAAGAAGTCCGTGAGAAGACTAAGCGACATGAAGGGGTACTTCTTGGATAAGAAAGCCTGGGAGGAAATGGTCAAAAACGGAGACCCTGTGGTTTACGAAGTTTATGCGGTGGAGCAGGAGGAAAAGGAGGGTGACTTGAACTTTGCAACCACTGTTTTATACCCAGGAAAAGTCGGTAAAGAGTTCTTCTTCACCAAGGGGCACTTCCATGCCAAAAAAGATAGGGCTGAAGTTTACGTTGCATTAAAAGGTAAGGGGGGCATGCTCCTTCAAACCCCAGAAGGAGAGGCGAGATGGATTCCAATGGAGCCTGGGACTGTAGTGTATGTTCCTCCTTACTGGGCCCACAGGACGGTTAACACTGGAGATGAACCGTTCATATTTCTCGCGATTTACCCGGCCGATGCAGGACATGACTACGGGACAATAGCAGAGAAAGGATTCAGCAAGATCGTCATAGAAGAGGACGGCGAAGTTAAGGTAGTTGACAATCCCAGGTGGAAGAGCTGA
- the purS gene encoding phosphoribosylformylglycinamidine synthase subunit PurS produces the protein MKWRVRVLVRLKEGLNDPEGRVIGNALRNLGYKVEDLRVPKCFEFTLESKRPEEEVEEMCKRLLANPLIHTWEYTIEPVK, from the coding sequence GTGAAATGGAGGGTTAGGGTTCTCGTCAGGCTGAAGGAGGGGCTAAACGATCCAGAAGGGAGGGTTATAGGCAACGCACTCAGGAACCTTGGCTACAAGGTTGAGGATCTTAGGGTTCCTAAGTGCTTTGAGTTTACCCTAGAGAGCAAGAGGCCTGAGGAAGAAGTAGAAGAGATGTGCAAAAGGTTACTTGCAAATCCCTTGATCCACACTTGGGAGTACACAATTGAGCCGGTGAAGTGA
- the purQ gene encoding phosphoribosylformylglycinamidine synthase I, with protein MPRFAVIVFPGTNCDFETVEAIRKAGGKAERVWYKGSIKDYDGVVLPGGFSYADYLRAGAIAARQRIMDEVREFVEEGKPVLGICNGFQVLTESGILPGALRPNKIPRFICRWVYLKVVDTNTAFTRLYEPGEVIKMPIAHAEGNYYIDDPSKVRIVFQYSDEKGNITEDTNPNGSVLNIAGISNEKGNVLGMMPHPERASDRFLGSEDGLRVFRSMVEWVKR; from the coding sequence ATGCCCAGGTTCGCGGTTATAGTGTTTCCAGGAACGAACTGTGACTTTGAAACAGTCGAGGCCATAAGGAAGGCGGGAGGAAAGGCTGAGAGGGTATGGTATAAGGGATCAATAAAGGACTATGATGGCGTCGTTCTTCCGGGAGGCTTTAGCTACGCCGATTATCTAAGGGCAGGAGCTATCGCGGCAAGGCAGAGGATAATGGATGAGGTTAGGGAGTTCGTAGAAGAGGGAAAGCCTGTCCTTGGAATATGCAATGGCTTTCAGGTTCTAACTGAATCGGGGATTTTGCCTGGTGCCTTAAGGCCGAACAAGATCCCGAGGTTCATCTGCAGATGGGTTTACCTTAAGGTAGTTGATACCAACACGGCATTTACACGGCTCTACGAGCCCGGAGAAGTTATTAAAATGCCGATAGCTCACGCTGAGGGTAACTATTACATTGATGACCCCTCAAAGGTGAGGATAGTCTTCCAGTATAGCGACGAGAAGGGAAACATAACCGAAGATACGAATCCCAATGGATCAGTCTTGAACATAGCCGGGATAAGCAATGAGAAGGGCAACGTTTTGGGCATGATGCCTCATCCTGAAAGGGCAAGTGACAGGTTCCTGGGAAGCGAGGACGGGCTTAGGGTGTTTAGAAGCATGGTAGAGTGGGTTAAGAGGTGA